Below is a genomic region from Mesorhizobium sp. NZP2298.
GAGAGCGCAAAGGCGGCAATCGCCCGCATCAATCCCAACACCGCCGTCGAGACCCACACAGTCCGGCTGAGCGCGGAGAACGCCCCTGCCCTTGTCGCCCGCTATGACATCGTCGTCGACGGTTCCGACAATTTCGAGACCCGTTATACGGTGGCCGATGCCTGCGCGAGCGCGCGCAAACCGCTGGTGCATGCCGCTGTCGGTCGCTTCGACGGCTCGGTGACGGTGCTGAAGCCATTCGAGAACGGCAAGGATGGCAAGCCGAACCCGGGCTATCGCGATCTCTTCCCGGAAGCTCCGCCGCCGGGCCTTGTGCCGTCATGCGCCGAGGCCGGGGTGCTTGGCGCGCTGACCGGCGTCGTCGGAACGCTGCAGGCGATGGAGGCGATCAAGCTGATAACCGGTATCGGCGAGCCGCTTGTCGGCAGGCTGTTGCTCTACGACGCGCTCGCAGCACGCTTCGAAACGATCCGCTACGCCAGGCGCTGACCTTGACGCAAACGATGCCCCTTTCCATCGACCGCATTTCGATCGCCTTCAATCGTTGGGACGAGGTGCTTTCCCTGATCATGCGTGCCTTCGCCTTCATGGACGGCGTTATCGACCCGCCGTCCTCTGCTCACCTGCTCACCGTAGACACACTGCGCGACAAGGCCGGGCGGGAGACCGGTTTGGTGGCCCTCGACGGCGCCAGGATCGTCGGCTGCGTCTTTGCTCTTGAAAGGGCAGATGATTTCTACGTCGGCAAGCTCGCCGTCGACCCGGACCGCCAGGGGCAAGGCATTGGCCGGCGGCTGATGCGGGCGGTCGAACAGTTCGCGCTCGACCACGGCAAGGCGGCGCTGGAGTTACAGACACGGATCGAGCTCACCTCCAACCATGCCGCCTTTGCCCGCCTCGGCTTTCACGAGACCGAACGGACGGCGCATGACGGCTACGCCAGGCCGACCTCGATCACCATGCGCAAGGCTCTTTCGTAAGCTTCAGCTTTCGCTTGAAGACGGCGAGCCGGTCAGGTCCTGAGCGGCAGCACGCGGTCCGGCGGGCGGTGGCCATCGACGAATGCCCGGATATTGATGATGACCTTCTCGCCCATGTCGATGCGGCCTTCGAGCGTCGCCGAGCCCATATGCGGCAGAAGCACGACCTTGTTCCTGGCGGCGAGCTTGAGCAGCTTGGCGTTGAGCGCCGGCTCGTGCTCGTAGACGTCGAGGCCGGCCCCGGCGATCTTGCCGTCCTGGATCAGCTTGACCAGCGCTTCCTCGTCGATGATGTCGCCGCGCGCGGTGTTCACGACATAGGCCGTGGGCTGCAGCAGAGCCAAGCGCCGTGCCGACAGAAGATGGAAAGTCGCCGGCGTCGACGGACAATTGACCGAGATGATGTCCATGCGGGCCAGCATCTGGTCGAGGCTTTCCCAATAGGTCGCCTCAAGCCCGTCCTCGACAGCCGGCAGGACGCGATGGCGGTTGTGGTAGTGGATGGAGAGGCCGAAGGCCTTGGCGCGCCGAGCGACGGCCGTGCCGATGCGCCCCATGCCGACAATACCGAGCCGCTTGCCCCAGATGCGCCGGCCAAGCATCCAGGTCGGCGACCAGCCCGCCCATTTCTTGTCGCCGGTGAGCACATTGGCGCCTTCCGCGAGCCGGCGCGGCACCGCCAGCAGCAGCGCCATGGTCATGTCGGCGGTATCTTCGGTGAGTACATTGGGCGTATTGGTGACGGTGATGCCCTTCTTGGCCGCCGCAGCCACGTCGATCTTGTCGACGCCGTTGCCGAAATTGGCGATGAGCTTGAGGTTGTCGCCAGCCTGGGCGATCAGCGCCGCGTCGATCTGGTCGGTCACCGTCGGCACCAGCACGTCGGCCTCCTTGACGGCGGCAACCAGTTCCGGCTGCGTCATCGGCCTGTCCTCGACATTCAGCCTCGCGTCGAACAGCTCGCGCATGCGGGTCTCGACCGGGTCGGGGAGCTTTCGCGTGATGACCACGAGAGGCTTCTTTTTGCCTGGCATTGTTTCCCTCGTTGAGACCTCTTTAACCAAGACCGGCGAAACTGAAAGCCGGTCGCGGTAGCCGATTTACCCATGTAACAAGCGGTGCCGCCGAAGACAAAGAAAAAGGGGCGCAGAGGTCACCGGGCCAGCGCCGAAAGGAACGAAAGTGTCTGGTTTCGCGTCGCTTCGCCTGACCCTCAGCGCAGCATTTCTCGGCGCTCTCCTCTATTCCCCGCTCGCCGCGGCGCAGAGCGCGGCCGCACCAGCCCAGAGCGCCGTCACGCTCGGGCCGAGCGGCCTGCCATTGCCGCGATTCGTCAGCCTGAAATCCGGACGCGTCAACTCGCGCGTCGGCCCCGGCGCCAATTATTCGGTCGACTGGATGTATATGAAGGCAGGGCTGCCGATGGAGATCATCCAGGAGTTCGATACGTGGCGCCGCGTGCGCGATGCCGACGGTTCGGAAGGCTGGATCAACCAGTCGCTGCTGTCAGGCCGGCGCACCGCGATCATCGCGCCCTGGCAGCGCGGCAAGGGCGCCCAGATCAATCTTCTGCGCAGCCCCGACAAGGATGCCAGCGTGGTGGCGATCATCGAGCCGGGCGTCATGGGCACGATCAAGTCCTGCGACGGCCAATGGTGCGAAATGACGCTCGACGGCCATACTGGCTGGCTCGCCCAGGCGGCGGTCTGGGGCGCCTATCCCGGCGAGCGGGTCAAGGACTGAGGTCGTTCCGTTCGTGCCCGATACGGCCGAGATGGGATCCTGAAGGCCGGTTGACGGTTTCAGGCCATAGCCCAATGCGCGGTCGATGGCGATGTGGGCGATCCAGACGGCCGCACGACAGCCGATTCGAGCCGGATTGTCAGGTCGAGGGGTTTCGTCCCTTGCCGATTATTCCGACCTGGTCGATTGTTCTGGTCTTGCCGCTCATTCCTGGCGCTTGGGGCGCAATCTCACCACGATATCGACATTGGCGATTTCCATGCCCTCGGGCGGGTCCGGCAGGTTGGTGACCGTCACAGGGCCGCTGGCAATGTCGAAAATCCGGTTCTCGCCTTCGATGTAGAAATGGTGGTGGTCCGAGGTGTTGGTGTCGAAATAGGTCTTGGCGCCCTCGACGGCCAGGATTCGCAGCAGTCCCGCCTGGGTGAACTGGTGGAGCGCGTTGTACACCGTGGCCAGCGACACCGGCACGCCGGCGGCCAGCGCTTCCTCGTGCAACTCCTCGGCCGACAAATGGCGGTCGCCCTTGGCAAAAAGCAGGTCGGCCAGCGCAATACGCTGGCGCGTCGGCCTCAGGCCGGCTTCACGCACCCGCTTGTCCACAGCGACATTTTCCTTCCGGCAGCCCCGGTCCATCTGGTCTTCCAAGCTTGCAGTCCCGCTTCAAGACACGCCCAGAATGGCAAAAAAATGAACGTCTGCCGAAACCGGACCCCTGTTGACATATATTCTGTCGTCCGAATGCGATCAATAGCGCGCATTGACCCGGGCAGACTGGCGGGTTAAGCGCAAACGCCGGTTTCCGGCCTGAAACAGATTGTGTTAGGACACCGACGACAAGGGCGCGCTACCGCCCGGACGATATGGGGACGAGATTGATGGCGGATAAATCCAGCTACGACTACGAAGAATTGCTGGCCTGCGCCCGCGGCGAACTGTTCGGTGAGGGCAATGCCCAGTTGCCCTACCCGCCCATGCTGATGTTCGACCGCATCACCGAAATCAGCGAGACGGGCGGCGCCTTCGACAAGGGCTTCATCCGCGCCGAGTTCGACATCAAGCCGGACCTGTGGTTCTTTGCCTGCCATTTCATCGGCAATCCGATCATGCCAGGATGTCTCGGCCTCGACGCCTTGTGGCAGTTGACCGGCTTCTATCTCGGCTGGCTCGGCGAACCCGGCAAGGGAATGGCGCTGTCGACCGGTGAGGTCAAGTTCAAGGGCATGGTCACCCCATCGGTCAAAAAGGTCGAGTATGGCGTGGATTTCAAGCGCGTGATGCGTGGCCGACTGGTACTCGGCATCGCCGATGGCTGGATGAAGGCGGATGGCGAGCCCATATATGCGGCTACCGACCTGAAGGTCGGTCTGTCCAAGCAGTCGGCGGTCGCTTGACCGCAATCCTGGCCGACCACTGGCCAGCATCCCTGGAAGGAGTTGCGAATGAGACGTGTCGTAGTCACAGGCCTCGGCATCGTGTCGTCGATCGGCAACAATGCCAACGAGGTGCAGACCTCGCTGCATGACGCCAGATCCGGCATCAGCTTTTCCGATTCCTTCGCCGAACATGGCTTCCGCTGCCAGGTCTGGGGCGCACCTACACTCGACCCGTCCGCCATGATCGATCGTCGCGCGATGCGCTTCCTGAGCCAAGGTGCGGCCTGGAACCACGTCGCCATGGATCAGGCGATCGCGGATGCCGCCTTGAGCGAAAGCGACGTCACCAACGAGCGCACCGGCATCGTCATGGGCTCGGGCGGCCCCTCCACCCGTACCATTGTCGAGGCGGCCGAAACCACGCTCAAGAATGGTAGCCCCAAGCGCATCGGCCCGTTCGCGGTGCCAAAGGCGATGTCGTCGACCGCGTCGGCGACGCTGGCCACATGGTTCAAGATCCACGGCGTCAACTATTCGATCTCATCGGCCTGCTCGACCTCGGCGCATTGCATCGGCAATGGCTACGAACTGATCCAGTGGGGCAAGCAGGATATCGTCTTTGCCGGCGGCCACGAGGATCTCGACTGGACCATGTCGGACCTGTTCGACGCCATGGGCGCCATGTCGTCGAAGTTCAACGACAAGGCATCGGCCGCATCCCGCGCGTATGACGTCAATCGCGACGGTTTCGTCATCGCGGGCGGCGCCGGCGTGCTGGTTCTGGAAGAACTGGAACATGCCAAGGCGCGCGGCGCCAAGATCTATGCCGAGATCGTCGGCTACGGCGCGACCTCGGACGGCTACGACATGGTCGCGCCTTCCGGCGAAGGCGCGGTCCGCTGCATGCGCCAGGCGCTGGCGACGGTTTCCACGCCAATCGATTACATCAACACCCACGGCACCTCGACGCCGGTGGGTGATTCCAAGGAAATGGGCGCCATCCGCGAGGTGTTCGGCGAGAAGATGCCGTTCATCACCTCGACGAAATCGCTGACCGGCCATTCGCTGGGCGCGGCTGGCGTGCAGGAATCCATCTATTCGATCCTGATGATGCAAGGCGGCTTTATCGGCGAGAGCGCCCATATCGAAACGCTCGACCCTGAATTCGAGGGCATGCCGATTGTGCGAAAGCGCATCGACAACGCCAAGATCGACACCGTCCTGTCAAATTCCTTCGGTTTCGGCGGCACCAACGCGACGCTCGTTTTCCAGCGCTATTCCGCATAAGGCTAGCGCTTTTCTAAAAGGATTGCCTGACATGGACGGATTGATGAAGGGCAAGCGCGGGCTTGTCATGGGTGTCGCCAACGATCATTCGATCGCCTGGGGCATCGCTCAGAAATTGTCCGAACATGGGGCGGAGCTCGCCTTCACCTACCAGGGCGAGGCCTTCGGCCGCCGGGTCAAGCCGCTCGCCGACAGGCTGGGCGCGTCGCTGGTCGTTCCCTGCGATGTCGAGGACAGCGCTTCGGTCACCGCCACGTTCGAGACGCTTGGCAATGCCTGGGGCGGGCTGGATTTCGTCGTCCATGCCATCGGCTTTTCCGACAAGAATGAGCTGAAGGGCCTTTACGCCGACACCAGCCGCGACAACTTCGTCCGCACCATGGTGATCTCCTGCTATTCCTTCACCGAAGTCGCCCGCAATGCCGCGCCATTGATGACGCAGGGCGGCTCGATGATCACGCTGACCTATGCCGGTTCGGTCCGCGTCATGCCGAACTACAATGTCATGGGCGTCGCCAAGGCCGGCCTCGAGGCCAGCGTGCGTTATCTCGCCAATGACTATGGTCCGCGCGGCATCCGGGTGAACGGCATCTCGGCGGGGCCGGTGCGCACGCTCGCCGGCGCCGGCATTTCGGACGCCCGCCACATGTTCTCCTACCAGCAGCGCAACTCGCCGCTGCGCCGTACCGTGACCATCGACGAGGTCGGCGGCTCGGCGCTTTATTTGCTGTCCGACCTGGCTTCCGGGGTCACCGGTGAAATCCACTATGTCGATTCCGGCTATCACATCGTATCGATGCCGACGCTCGATGAGTTGAAGCAGACGGATGGCTAACGAGTACTGGAACGGGTCAAGGCGACACGTTTCGGGCAACATGGATGGAGCCGTTTCGCAGGAATGGTCCTTTTCCAGTAAAGAAATAATCCTCTCCAGTAAAATTGGATGCATTCGCGGAAACTCATTTTAAGAGGATTTCCGCTATAGAGGCCCGCAATCTGGGGACCTTTGAATGCCTGCCGTCAGCAACCCGAAGCGAACACCGGTGTTCCGACTGCTCACGATAGCGAGTTCGGGGATTGGCAGTTTCGTCCTCGGCATCTGGGGTCTGAAGCACGGTCTCGGCGCTGAGTTTGCCGGCATATCGGTGGACATGATGGTCGCGATCATGGCTGCGCTTTGCGCGCTCGCGGCATCGGTGGCGGCAATGTCCTTCTTCGCCGGCGTCGATGAATCGGCGGATTTCGTTTTCAACGAAACCCATTTCGACAAGCTGACGGGACTTCTGGCGCGACCGGCGATGGTCGGCAAGATCGCCGAGGCGGCATGCGTGACAAGCCGGACCGGGGAACCGGTGTTCCTGATCGACATCGACATCGACCGGTTCAAGCAGGTCAACGATGCGATTGGCTATAGCCAGGGCGACGAGTTGATCCGCGCCTTCACCAAGCGGCTGCAAGACAGCGTGCCCGCACGCGCCCTGATCGGGCGCATCGGGGCCGGGGAGTTCGCAATATTGCTACCGGATCACCAGATCCAAGGGACGATGGAGGGCATGATCGAGCGGCTCATCGACGAGATGATGGAGCCCTATGAACTCAGCAGCCATCAGCAATCGGTGAGCCTGTCCGTGGGCATCGTGGCCATGCCCAAGGATGGCGTCGATCCGGTCCTTATCCTGCGCCGGTCCAACCTGGCGCTGCAGCATGCGCGCGCCAGCGGCGTCGGCAACTGGTCGGTATTCGACAGCGAGATGGGACGAGTCGCCGATTATCGCCAATGGGTGGAATCCGAGCTGCACACGGCTTTCGAACGTGGCGATTTCGACCTCCACTATCAGCCACAGCTCGACCTGCCGAGCGGCCGCATCGTCGGCTATGAAGCGTTGATCCGCTGGAACCATCCTGAACGAGGCATGATCCCGCCCATGGAGTTCATCCAGATCGCCGAGGAAACCGGAATGATCAACCCGATCGGCGAATGGGTCCTGCGCAAAGCCTGCAACGACGCCCGACATTTGCCAGACGACTGTTTCGTCGCGGTCAACATTTCGCCGGTCCAGTTCATGACCAAGGATTTCGTCGGCATCGTGCGCGACACGATGCGGGCCACCGGCATCAAACCGTCGCGGCTGGAGCTGGAGGTCACCGAGACGGCGATGATGCAGGATCGCGATCGCGCTGCCGCCATCCTGAAAGAGCTTGCCGAAATGGGCATCTCCGTTGCCGTCGATGATTTCGGCACCGGCTATTCGAACCTCAGCTATCTGATCGATTTCTCGTTCGGCAAGCTGAAGATCGACCGCTCCTTCGTCAGCCGCATCGATACCGATTCCAGCTCCGGCGCCGTCGTCTCGACCATTGTCGGGCTTTCGCGTGCGCTTGGCGTCAGCATCATTGCCGAAGGCGTCGAGACCGAGAGCCAGGCAACGCTGCTGCGGGCGGCCGGCTGCGAGGTGGTGCAAGGTTACCTGTTCGGCCGGCCGGCGCCACTCAAGATCAGCCTTGGTGGCGGGCAAGCCACGGAAGAGGTCCGACGCGTCGCCAATCTGCACTGAACGCGATACGCATCGTTTCAGCGACGCGCGACAAACACCTTGAACATGCCGTCGCGGGCAAGCTCGGCGTGGCTGGCAAAGGCGGCCGACAGCACCGGCTCGTATGGAAGCTGGCGGTTGGCGACCATGACCAGCCTGCCGCCGGGCTTGAGCGCCTTGGCTGCCGCGCGGATCATGCCGGCACCGATCTCCGGCTCCGCCGCACGGCTGCGATGAAAGGGCGGGTTCATGGCGATGACGTCATAGCGGCGCTCGACAGGCTCGGCGAGCAGATCCGTCCAAAAGAAGCCTTGCGCCACGGTGCTGCCGAGGTTTCCCTTGGCAGCCTCCAGGGCATCGAAATCCGCCTCGTAAAGGTCGAGCGCCGACAAGCCCGGCGAACGGGCAGCCATTTCAGCCGCCACATAGCCCCAGCCGGCGCAGAAATCGGCCGCATTGCCACGCAGATCGCCGGGCAAATTGTCGACCAGCAGTTTCGAACCCGCATCGACGCGATCGAAGGAAAACATGCCGGGTGCGGTGCGGAACCGGTCCTCGACCAGCAAGGTGGGGTTGGCGGCCCGAAACGCCGCGGCAGCTCGCATATCCGCCGGACGGCGCAGCCAGAAGGCAATGCCGTGATATTTCGGCATATGCCCGTCGAGGGACACGAACTCGTCGACGCGCTTGCGCAGGCTGGCAACCCCCTCGTCCTTGCCGCCGGCGATGATGACCAGTCCGCCCGGCACCACGCGCTCGAGAGCCTCGGCGATACGCAGTTCGTTCTGGCCGCGATGGCGGCCAGCGAGCACCAGGGCGGCATCAAAACCGTCACCCACCGGTTGCGGCGTGACCGTGAAACCCGCCGCCTGCAACGCGCGGAAATGCGGCCGGAAGCCCTGTACGAGATGCAGCGAGGCCTCGAAGCCAGGTGGTGAGCGCAGGCCGGGCTCGGCGCCGAGGAAGAGGATGCGCTCGCCCTTTCCCGGCAAGGCAATAGCCTCGGCCTCGAACGGATGGAAAAGCGTCTTCAGCGCTTCAGCGGGCATAGCCGTGTTCCCCATGGTCTTACGCAATTCCTGTGGGAAAGCACTACGCACTTTCCTGGAATTGCGCCAAACGAAAACGGGCGCGACATAAGCCGCGCCCGCTCCGATTGTCGGTCAGTTTGCTCAGGCTGCGTCTTCTTCGCCTTCGGCCTTCTTTTCGCGCACGATTTCCTTGCCGGTGGCCTGGTCGACAACCTTCATCGACAGGCGGACCTTGCCGCGCTCGTCGAAGCCCATCAGCTTGACCCAGACCTTATCGCCTTCCTTGACGACATCCGAGGTCTTGGCAACGCGGTCATTGGCGAGCTGCGAGATGTGGACGAGACCATCGCGGGGACCAAAGAAATTGACGAAAGCGCCGAAGTCGGCGGTCTTGACGACCGTGCCTTCGTAGATCTCGCCGACTTCCGGCTCGGCGACGATGGTGTGGATCCATTTCTTCGCCGCCTCGATCTCCTTGGCGTTGGAGGAAGCGATCTTCACCGTGCCGTCGTCCTCGATGTTGATCTTGGCGCCGGTCTTCTCGACGATCTCGCGGATGACCTTGCCGCCCGAGCCGATGACGTCGCGGATCTTGTCGGTCGGAATATGCATGACCTCGATGCGCGGCGCGAACTCGCCGAGTTCGGCGCGGGCGCCGGTCAGGGCATGCGCCATTTCGCCGAGGATATGCTGGCGGCCATCCTTGGCCTGGTCCAGCGCGATCTTCATGATCTCCTCGGTGATGCCCTCGATCTTGATGTCCATCTGCAGCGAGGTGATGCCGTTGGCGGTGCCGG
It encodes:
- a CDS encoding molybdopterin-synthase adenylyltransferase MoeB; the encoded protein is MTTALTADEIERYARHIVLPEVGGAGQQKLKQARVLVIGAGGLGAPVLEYLAAAGVGTLGIIDDDTVSLSNLQRQVIHGTDTVGMLKTESAKAAIARINPNTAVETHTVRLSAENAPALVARYDIVVDGSDNFETRYTVADACASARKPLVHAAVGRFDGSVTVLKPFENGKDGKPNPGYRDLFPEAPPPGLVPSCAEAGVLGALTGVVGTLQAMEAIKLITGIGEPLVGRLLLYDALAARFETIRYARR
- a CDS encoding GNAT family N-acetyltransferase, translated to MPLSIDRISIAFNRWDEVLSLIMRAFAFMDGVIDPPSSAHLLTVDTLRDKAGRETGLVALDGARIVGCVFALERADDFYVGKLAVDPDRQGQGIGRRLMRAVEQFALDHGKAALELQTRIELTSNHAAFARLGFHETERTAHDGYARPTSITMRKALS
- a CDS encoding 2-hydroxyacid dehydrogenase — protein: MPGKKKPLVVITRKLPDPVETRMRELFDARLNVEDRPMTQPELVAAVKEADVLVPTVTDQIDAALIAQAGDNLKLIANFGNGVDKIDVAAAAKKGITVTNTPNVLTEDTADMTMALLLAVPRRLAEGANVLTGDKKWAGWSPTWMLGRRIWGKRLGIVGMGRIGTAVARRAKAFGLSIHYHNRHRVLPAVEDGLEATYWESLDQMLARMDIISVNCPSTPATFHLLSARRLALLQPTAYVVNTARGDIIDEEALVKLIQDGKIAGAGLDVYEHEPALNAKLLKLAARNKVVLLPHMGSATLEGRIDMGEKVIINIRAFVDGHRPPDRVLPLRT
- a CDS encoding SH3 domain-containing protein; protein product: MSGFASLRLTLSAAFLGALLYSPLAAAQSAAAPAQSAVTLGPSGLPLPRFVSLKSGRVNSRVGPGANYSVDWMYMKAGLPMEIIQEFDTWRRVRDADGSEGWINQSLLSGRRTAIIAPWQRGKGAQINLLRSPDKDASVVAIIEPGVMGTIKSCDGQWCEMTLDGHTGWLAQAAVWGAYPGERVKD
- the irrA gene encoding iron response transcriptional regulator IrrA; protein product: MDRGCRKENVAVDKRVREAGLRPTRQRIALADLLFAKGDRHLSAEELHEEALAAGVPVSLATVYNALHQFTQAGLLRILAVEGAKTYFDTNTSDHHHFYIEGENRIFDIASGPVTVTNLPDPPEGMEIANVDIVVRLRPKRQE
- the fabA gene encoding 3-hydroxyacyl-[acyl-carrier-protein] dehydratase FabA, with amino-acid sequence MADKSSYDYEELLACARGELFGEGNAQLPYPPMLMFDRITEISETGGAFDKGFIRAEFDIKPDLWFFACHFIGNPIMPGCLGLDALWQLTGFYLGWLGEPGKGMALSTGEVKFKGMVTPSVKKVEYGVDFKRVMRGRLVLGIADGWMKADGEPIYAATDLKVGLSKQSAVA
- the fabB gene encoding beta-ketoacyl-ACP synthase I, which encodes MRRVVVTGLGIVSSIGNNANEVQTSLHDARSGISFSDSFAEHGFRCQVWGAPTLDPSAMIDRRAMRFLSQGAAWNHVAMDQAIADAALSESDVTNERTGIVMGSGGPSTRTIVEAAETTLKNGSPKRIGPFAVPKAMSSTASATLATWFKIHGVNYSISSACSTSAHCIGNGYELIQWGKQDIVFAGGHEDLDWTMSDLFDAMGAMSSKFNDKASAASRAYDVNRDGFVIAGGAGVLVLEELEHAKARGAKIYAEIVGYGATSDGYDMVAPSGEGAVRCMRQALATVSTPIDYINTHGTSTPVGDSKEMGAIREVFGEKMPFITSTKSLTGHSLGAAGVQESIYSILMMQGGFIGESAHIETLDPEFEGMPIVRKRIDNAKIDTVLSNSFGFGGTNATLVFQRYSA
- the fabI gene encoding enoyl-ACP reductase FabI — translated: MDGLMKGKRGLVMGVANDHSIAWGIAQKLSEHGAELAFTYQGEAFGRRVKPLADRLGASLVVPCDVEDSASVTATFETLGNAWGGLDFVVHAIGFSDKNELKGLYADTSRDNFVRTMVISCYSFTEVARNAAPLMTQGGSMITLTYAGSVRVMPNYNVMGVAKAGLEASVRYLANDYGPRGIRVNGISAGPVRTLAGAGISDARHMFSYQQRNSPLRRTVTIDEVGGSALYLLSDLASGVTGEIHYVDSGYHIVSMPTLDELKQTDG
- a CDS encoding putative bifunctional diguanylate cyclase/phosphodiesterase encodes the protein MPAVSNPKRTPVFRLLTIASSGIGSFVLGIWGLKHGLGAEFAGISVDMMVAIMAALCALAASVAAMSFFAGVDESADFVFNETHFDKLTGLLARPAMVGKIAEAACVTSRTGEPVFLIDIDIDRFKQVNDAIGYSQGDELIRAFTKRLQDSVPARALIGRIGAGEFAILLPDHQIQGTMEGMIERLIDEMMEPYELSSHQQSVSLSVGIVAMPKDGVDPVLILRRSNLALQHARASGVGNWSVFDSEMGRVADYRQWVESELHTAFERGDFDLHYQPQLDLPSGRIVGYEALIRWNHPERGMIPPMEFIQIAEETGMINPIGEWVLRKACNDARHLPDDCFVAVNISPVQFMTKDFVGIVRDTMRATGIKPSRLELEVTETAMMQDRDRAAAILKELAEMGISVAVDDFGTGYSNLSYLIDFSFGKLKIDRSFVSRIDTDSSSGAVVSTIVGLSRALGVSIIAEGVETESQATLLRAAGCEVVQGYLFGRPAPLKISLGGGQATEEVRRVANLH
- a CDS encoding class I SAM-dependent methyltransferase, producing MPAEALKTLFHPFEAEAIALPGKGERILFLGAEPGLRSPPGFEASLHLVQGFRPHFRALQAAGFTVTPQPVGDGFDAALVLAGRHRGQNELRIAEALERVVPGGLVIIAGGKDEGVASLRKRVDEFVSLDGHMPKYHGIAFWLRRPADMRAAAAFRAANPTLLVEDRFRTAPGMFSFDRVDAGSKLLVDNLPGDLRGNAADFCAGWGYVAAEMAARSPGLSALDLYEADFDALEAAKGNLGSTVAQGFFWTDLLAEPVERRYDVIAMNPPFHRSRAAEPEIGAGMIRAAAKALKPGGRLVMVANRQLPYEPVLSAAFASHAELARDGMFKVFVARR